In Vigna angularis cultivar LongXiaoDou No.4 chromosome 8, ASM1680809v1, whole genome shotgun sequence, one DNA window encodes the following:
- the LOC108344078 gene encoding protein PSK SIMULATOR 1, with the protein MALETWLIKVKTALSHSLTKKPSFSSSKPKHVSVLSFEIANVMSKLLHLWQSLSDTNVIRLRNDAIALEGVRKLISNNESFLLSLAVAEFADSLRLVANSVSRLSNYCHEPSLRSFHRIFTEFANSGLDPRAWTLTTPKDIETKHRKLQHYVTLTATLHKEIDALTLVEGAFKKALLNADNAATEHSSHKKLSDLQQKIFWQKQEVKNLKERSLWNKNFDGVVLLLARFVFTVLARIKVVFGIGHSSSVPFLSRSLSSIYPSDHQNPISSCSFVSGPLRSSKLDDENENLGNGFFESNCKVLKLKGDGDGDTLGASALALHYANLVMVLEKMIKSPQLVGVDARDDLYGMLPSSIRSSLRARLRGVGFSACDDHVLAGEWRDALGRILGWLAPLAHNMVKWHSERSYEQQNLVPKTNVLLLQTLFFANKEKTEAAITELLVGLNYVWRFEREMTAKALFECTKFNNGFLSLHKPS; encoded by the coding sequence ATGGCCCTCGAAACCTGGCTCATCAAGGTCAAAACGGCGCTGTCGCACAGCCTCACGAAGAAACCGTCGTTTTCTTCGTCGAAGCCAAAGCACGTCTCGGTTTTGTCCTTCGAGATCGCGAACGTGATGTCGAAGCTCCTCCACCTCTGGCAGTCCCTCTCCGACACCAACGTCATTCGCCTCCGGAACGACGCCATCGCGCTCGAAGGCGTGCGCAAGCTCATCTCAAACAACGAGTCTTTTCTTCTAAGCCTCGCCGTGGCCGAGTTCGCCGACTCGCTCAGACTCGTTGCCAACTCGGTCTCCCGACTCAGCAACTACTGCCACGAACCTTCTCTCCGATCCTTCCACCGAATCTTCACCGAGTTCGCGAACTCGGGCCTCGACCCGCGCGCGTGGACCCTCACCACCCCGAAAGACATCGAAACCAAACACAGAAAATTGCAACATTACGTGACTCTCACGGCAACACTCCACAAAGAAATCGACGCTCTCACGCTCGTCGAAGGCGCGTTTAAAAAAGCGCTTCTCAACGCTGACAACGCCGCCACCGAACACTCCTCTCACAAAAAACTAAGCGATCTTCAGCAGAAGATTTTCTGGCAGAAGCAAGAGGTGAAGAACTTGAAGGAACGGTCGTTATGGAACAAAAACTTCGATGGGGTTGTTTTGTTGTTAGCAAGGTTCGTTTTCACCGTGTTAGCGCGGATTAAAGTTGTTTTCGGAATCGGCCATAGTAGTAGTGTTCCCTTTTTGTCACGTAGTTTGTCTTCCATTTATCCTTCCGATCACCAAAACCCTATTTCTTCTTGCTCCTTTGTATCTGGGCCGTTGAGAAGCTCAAAACTTGACGacgaaaatgaaaatttgggaAATGGGTTTTTCGAGTCTAATTGCAAGGTGTTGAAGTTGAAGGGTGACGGTGACGGTGATACTTTGGGTGCTTCAGCTTTGGCCTTGCACTATGCAAACTTGGTGATggtgttggagaagatgatAAAGTCACCCCAGTTGGTTGGGGTGGATGCCAGGGATGATTTGTATGGGATGTTACCAAGTAGCATAAGGTCATCTTTGAGGGCAAGATTGAGAGGGGTGGGGTTTTCTGCATGTGATGATCACGTGCTCGCCGGAGAATGGAGGGATGCATTGGGGAGGATTCTGGGGTGGCTGGCACCATTGGCACATAACATGGTAAAGTGGCACAGCGAAAGAAGCTATGAGCAGCAGAACTTAGTACCAAAAACCAATGTGTTGTTGTTGCAGACTTTGTTCTTTGCAAACAAAGAGAAGACAGAAGCTGCCATCACTGAGCTGCTTGTGGGGTTGAACTATGTTTGGAGGTTTGAGAGGGAAATGACAGCTAAGGCATTGTTTGAATGTACCAAATTTAATAATGGCTTCTTAAGCTTGCACAAGCCCAGCTAA